From Daphnia pulicaria isolate SC F1-1A chromosome 11, SC_F0-13Bv2, whole genome shotgun sequence, the proteins below share one genomic window:
- the LOC124315481 gene encoding uncharacterized protein LOC124315481: MNQNLSTLHEFTFFVLFFCGLLCTSHTNTIRAKRQISFDVNFTEEKVNEGETVADDTKNNESYLIVNILKSLGGELTESVEYGNGDDNNTLVVLKEIKVVWQRILNNPELLVNSTESLESLRTYMAQILYLVNDRYCESPDETFFKGQCLPVSTRKKSEHCPENMGLYDDENNEGICDCLELIGDQAKSELGSIFSDDTGVCHQQHTQGPCENGQWFVFKNTPQCEPAPEGCPTDGRHVYWNPDPSMAKKCWEIWSQGPCEEGQLIHLAQDKEELQVFCSHRLAEHYISSSISIPKCPKGSWRSRNGRCNKAHFG, from the exons ATGAATCAGAATTTAAGTACTTTACACGAGTTCACCttctttgtcctttttttctgtggATTACTCTGCACATCACACACTAACACGATCCG GGCGAAACGTCAGATTTCCTTTGATGTAAATTTCACCGAGGAGAAAGTGAATGAAGGCGAAACAGTAGCTGATGACACCAAAAATAACGAAAGTTATTTGATAGTGAACATATTGAAAAGTCTCGGAGGTGAATTAACCGAATCAGTGGAATATGGCAATGGCGACGACAATAACACTTTAGTTGTGCTAAAGGAAATCAAAGTTGTATGGCAACGTATTTTAAATAACCCGGAACTGTTGGTGAATTCTACCGAGTCGCTTGAATCTCTGAGAACGTACATGGCTCAAATCCTTTATCTCGTcaa TGACCGGTATTGCGAATCCCCAGATGAGACATTTTTCAAGGGCCAATGTCTTCCCGTcagtacaagaaaaaagagcgaACATTGTCCGGAAAACATGGGACTCTACGACGATGAAAATAACGAAGGAATTTGTGACTGTCTGGAGCTAATAGGAGATCAAGCGAAATCAGAACTAGGCTCAATATTTTCAGATGACACTGGCGTTTGTCATCAGCAACACACTCAG GGTCCCTGTGAAAATGGACAATGGTTCGTATTTAAGAACACTCCGCAGTGCGAGCCGGCCCCGGAAGGATGCCCAACTGACGGGCGGCACGTCTACTGGAATCCCGACCCTTCCATGGCCAAAAAATGCTGGGAAATTTGGAGCCAGGGACCGTGTGAAGAGGGGCAACTAATCCATTTGGCACAAGACAAGGAAGAATTACAGGTTTTTTGTAGTCATCGATTAGCCGAGCATTATATTTCAAGTTCCATATCGATTCCAAAGTGCCCGAAAGGTTCTTGGCGCAGCCGTAATGGCAGATGTAATAAGGCACACTTTGGTTGA
- the LOC124315415 gene encoding uncharacterized protein LOC124315415 produces MKFTRTLIFWQSIVLIFSGCFCSPHPNSMLWPERRPLSESRPSTTTEASVSENVDTLACELEKMGTDYTISIKLMESILTSMKEKWQNIDRKSKALSKIGHLTDGQSCSNDEDHDSELEKIDKRELKSLADGIWEKLDNFNWKNPDKEIPELKSQMAGLLFLLKIRRCKNSTETFYKDRCHPIGKDVHCPPDSHMVLHDGPNNKGFCDCSDNISGKNGLLPIFSNETGKCYFQNTQGPCRSGEWFVIKNKVPQCETVPNKCFVDGTYVYGKRSEKGISRSRSRNNFSTELKCWEINSSVHCPSSGQILTAEHNSDGELQVHCSVPVSEIVSQMSRAHSYPCRMGTRRSFSGECTTKIAIG; encoded by the exons atgaaatttacacGGACCCTGATTTTCTGGCAAAGtattgttcttattttctccGGGTGTTTTTGTTCACCGCATCCTAACAGTATGCTGTGGCCGGAAAGGCGACCTCTCAGTGAAAGTCGTCCCTCTACGACGACTGAAGCCTCCGTTAGTGAGAATGTAGACACATTGGCCTGCGAACTTGAAAAAATGGGAACTGATTACACGATTTCCATCAAGTTGATGGAAAGCATTTTAACCtctatgaaagaaaaatggcaaaaCATCGACAGGAAATCCAAGGCTTTGAGCAAAATAGGTCACCTAACCGATGGACA GTCATGCAGTaatgacgaggatcacgattCGGAGTTGGAGAAAATAGACAAAAGAGAATTGAAAAGTCTTGCAGATGGCATTTGGGAAAAGTTAGACAATTTCAACTGGAAAAATCCCGATAAAGAAATACCAGAACTGAAATCGCAAATGGCTGGATTACTTTTTCTCTTAAA GATACGACGTTGCAAAAATTCAACCGAGACATTCTACAAGGATCGTTGTCATCCCATTGGAAAGGACGTACACTGTCCACCAGACAGCCATATGGTGCTCCATGACGGGCCGAATAACAAAGGTTTTTGTGACTGCTCCGATAACATCAGTGGAAAAAACGGTCTATtgccaattttttcaaatgagacTGGCAaatgttattttcaaaatactcAG GGCCCTTGTCGCAGCGGGGAGTGGTTCGTAATTAAGAACAAAGTTCCTCAATGCGAAACGGTTCCCAATAAATGTTTCGTTGACGGGACATACGTCTACGGTAAACGGAGTGAAAAGGGAATTTCAAGGAGCAGATcgagaaataatttttcaacggAGTTAAAATGCTGGGAAATCAATAGCAGTGTCCACTGTCCTTCATCAGGACAAATTCTAACGGCGGAGCATAATTCGGACGGGGAATTACAGGTGCATTGTTCAGTTCCGGTTTCAGAAATTGTATCTCAAATGTCCCGTGCCCATTCATATCCATGCCGGATGGGAACACGCCGCAGTTTCAGCGGGGAGTGTACCACCAAAATAGCCATCGGCTAA
- the LOC124315478 gene encoding uncharacterized protein LOC124315478 codes for MAKSLHNHQPSRSCVQNIFFLLLLFNESFCFLKLSVSTRNETTAEGREILVTNLKSLGADLTESVEFNDRQLTETLLTEIKDVWRRLMQQPMNVSFSLEDDITNSNDDLTHYTAKLLFLAKDRRCESPFETFFKDQCLPIRSIEDCPENMELYDGPNNEGFCDCHSDVKGNNSLRLIYWDETGKCYFQNTQGPCDVGQWFVLKDVPKCELIPEGCPADGEHVYGTVRTFKSSEASKCWKIGSPCSKSNSKTSDTTSQFDVKVAQVEQSEDGNLRVFCDVKKYYVKATSESSVGFKPSCNAGTYRSRFDKCARGFWG; via the exons ATGGCGAAATCATTGCATAACCATCAACCCAGTCGGAGTTGTGtgcaaaacattttcttcttactTCTGTTATTCAACGAGTCCTTCTGCTTTTTGAAACTGTCTGTATCGACGAG aaatgaaactacagCAGAAGGTCGTGAGATATTAGTGACAAATCTCAAAAGTCTCGGAGCTGACTTGACAGAATCGGTGGAGTTCAACGATCGCCAACTCACCGAGACTCTTTTGACAGAAATAAAAGATGTTTGGCGAAGACTAATGCAGCAACCGATGAATGTGTCATTTTCGTTAGAAGATGACATCACCAATTCGAATGATGACCTCACACATTATACAGCGAAACTACTTTTCCTTGCCAA GGATCGGCGCTGTGAGTCACCTTTTGAGACATTTTTCAAGGATCAGTGTCTTCCTATCCGAAGCATCGAAGATTGCCCAGAAAATATGGAACTTTACGACGGTCCGAACAACGAAGGATTTTGCGACTGCCATTCTGACGTCAAAGGCAACAACAGCTTACGGCTGATTTATTGGGATGAAACCGGCAAATGCTACTTTCAAAATACCCAG GGCCCCTGCGATGTTGGTCAATGGTTCGTACTGAAAGACGTTCCAAAATGTGAGCTGATTCCCGAAGGATGCCCAGCTGATGGTGAACACGTCTACGGGACCGTGAGAACTTTTAAAAGTTCAGAAGCAtcaaaatgttggaaaattGGAAGTCCCTGTTCGAAATCAAACAGTAAAACATCCGACACGACTTCCCAATTCGACGTGAAAGTCGCGCAAGTGGAGCAATCAGAAGACGGAAATTTGCGCGTGTTTTGCgacgtgaaaaaatattacgtTAAAGCTACTTCCGAATCATCAGTGGGGTTCAAGCCTTCGTGTAACGCGGGTACTTATCGTAGCCGATTCGACAAATGCGCCCGTGGATTTTGgggctga
- the LOC124315228 gene encoding cytochrome P450 4c3-like isoform X2: protein MDMSESVWTDWGSLVFKWLLLVAIPVVYYNLWSRSTFVQLVNAIPGPRPIPFLGNVLDLYVDRDEFLKIVHIDWIRKYGSIYRAWGGTRPVVVISSPELMEPILVSQKLITKATEYSFLSTWLGECMFLTTGTRWKNRRRLLTPAFHFQILNSFVDVFNEKSFDCGREFERAIVQHGGKEFDVFPIITQCALDIICETSMGKQTRGEDEKALYVQNLHRIGQIVMERGIRPWLRLDWIYQFSALGRENKRCVKALHNFTNKVINDRRETLQKELSSSESNNNFNNNYTDDSSNDSLTSKKRLAFLDLLIAASENGANLSDDDIREEVDTVMFAGHDTTASAMTWFLYCLAMHPHHQDLVTEEVDQIFGDSDRPCTIQDVAELKYLECCIKETLRLYPSVPAVMRYITEDIHVGGYKIPAGVSVSLMIYGMHHNPLVYPDPQTFNPERFLPENVLGRHPYAFVPFSAGPRNCIGQKYGLLEIKIVLANLLRRFRFSVADPSKPMLIPSSEVVLKPKHGVPLIVSKRAAN from the exons ATGGACATGTCCGAAAGTGTGTGGACAGACTGGGGTTCCCTAGTATTCAAGTGGTTGCTACTTGTCGCGATTCCGGTGGTTTATTATAACTTATGGAGTCGATCCACATTTGTACAACTTGTCAATGCTATTCCTGGACCTCGACCTATCCCATTTCTCGGCAACGTTCTCGACTTGTACGTCGATCGTGATG AGTTTCTCAAGATCGTTCACATTGACTGGATTCGTAAGTATGGAAGTATCTACCGCGCATGGGGTGGTACTCGTCCGGTAGTTGTTATTTCTTCACCTGAACTAATGGAA CCAATTCTGGTCAGCCAGAAACTTATCACCAAAGCAACCGAGTATAGTTTCCTCAGCACTTGGCTCGGAGAGTGCATGTTTCTAACCACAG GAACCCGTTGGAAGAATCGCCGTCGCTTACTCACACCTGCTTTCCACTTTCAAATTCTCAACAGTTTTGTCGATGTTTTCAACGAAAAGAGTTTTGACTGCGGTCGTGAATTTGAACGAGCCATCGTGCAACACGGTGGAAAGGAATTCGATGTTTTCCCTATCATTACCCAGTGCGCATTGGATATCATTTGCG AAACATCAATGGGGAAACAGACGAGAGGAGAGGACGAAAAAGCACTTTATGTACAAAATCTGCACAg AATTGGCCAGATTGTTATGGAACGAGGCATCCGTCCTTGGCTAAGGCTTGATTGGATATACCAATTCAGTGCACTTGGCCGTGAAAATAAGCGCTGCGTGAAAGCGCTGCATAATTTCACTAACAAG GTGATAAACGATCGACGTGAAACTTTGCAGAAGGAACTCTCGTCTTCCGagtcaaataataatttcaacaacaattaCACCGACGACAGCTCAAACGATTCTCTGACATCGA AGAAGAGATTGGCGTTCCTTGATCTGCTCATTGCTGCTTCAGAAAATGGCGCCAACCTAAGTGACGACGACATAAGAGAAGAAGTTGACACTGTTATGTTTGCG GGACACGATACAACTGCTTCTGCCATGACTTGGTTTCTCTATTGTTTGGCCATGCATCCACATCACCAG GATCTAGTGACTGAAGAGGTGGACCAGATTTTTGGCGACTCGGATCGTCCATGTACTATCCAAGACGTGGCTGAGCTCAAATATTTAGAGTGCTGCATCAAAGAAACTTTGAGATTGTATCCTAGTGTACCAGCTGTCATGCGCTACATCACagaagacatccatgttg GTGGCTACAAAATACCAGCCGGAGTCTCGGTTTCATTGATGATATATGGAATGCATCACAACCCTCTGGTCTATCCGGATCCGCAAACTTTCAATCCGGAACGTTTCCTACCAGAAAACGTTCTCGGTCGTCACCCGTACGCTTTCGTCCCTTTCAGTGCAGGCCCTCGCAACTGTATAG GTCAAAAGTACGGCTTActtgaaatcaaaattgtgTTGGCTAACTTGCTGCGTCGATTCCGGTTTTCCGTCGCGGATCCATCTAAACCGATGCTCATTCCCTCCAGCGAAGTCGTGCTGAAGCCTAAACATGGCGTTCCACTAATTGTGTCGAAAAGAGCTGCAAATTAA
- the LOC124315228 gene encoding cytochrome P450 4c3-like isoform X1 translates to MCFLCGSSILPVGTKTTNTVSSDGQIEDLVSSVCLKSQQPSAAKMDMSESVWTDWGSLVFKWLLLVAIPVVYYNLWSRSTFVQLVNAIPGPRPIPFLGNVLDLYVDRDEFLKIVHIDWIRKYGSIYRAWGGTRPVVVISSPELMEPILVSQKLITKATEYSFLSTWLGECMFLTTGTRWKNRRRLLTPAFHFQILNSFVDVFNEKSFDCGREFERAIVQHGGKEFDVFPIITQCALDIICETSMGKQTRGEDEKALYVQNLHRIGQIVMERGIRPWLRLDWIYQFSALGRENKRCVKALHNFTNKVINDRRETLQKELSSSESNNNFNNNYTDDSSNDSLTSKKRLAFLDLLIAASENGANLSDDDIREEVDTVMFAGHDTTASAMTWFLYCLAMHPHHQDLVTEEVDQIFGDSDRPCTIQDVAELKYLECCIKETLRLYPSVPAVMRYITEDIHVGGYKIPAGVSVSLMIYGMHHNPLVYPDPQTFNPERFLPENVLGRHPYAFVPFSAGPRNCIGQKYGLLEIKIVLANLLRRFRFSVADPSKPMLIPSSEVVLKPKHGVPLIVSKRAAN, encoded by the exons atgtgttttttgtgtGGTTCCTCTATACTGCCTGTAGGCACCAAAACCACCAATACTGTTTCCTCTGACGGACAGATCGAGGATTTAGTTTCGTCAGTGTGTCTGAAGAGCCAACAACCATCAGCAGCCAAGATGGACATGTCCGAAAGTGTGTGGACAGACTGGGGTTCCCTAGTATTCAAGTGGTTGCTACTTGTCGCGATTCCGGTGGTTTATTATAACTTATGGAGTCGATCCACATTTGTACAACTTGTCAATGCTATTCCTGGACCTCGACCTATCCCATTTCTCGGCAACGTTCTCGACTTGTACGTCGATCGTGATG AGTTTCTCAAGATCGTTCACATTGACTGGATTCGTAAGTATGGAAGTATCTACCGCGCATGGGGTGGTACTCGTCCGGTAGTTGTTATTTCTTCACCTGAACTAATGGAA CCAATTCTGGTCAGCCAGAAACTTATCACCAAAGCAACCGAGTATAGTTTCCTCAGCACTTGGCTCGGAGAGTGCATGTTTCTAACCACAG GAACCCGTTGGAAGAATCGCCGTCGCTTACTCACACCTGCTTTCCACTTTCAAATTCTCAACAGTTTTGTCGATGTTTTCAACGAAAAGAGTTTTGACTGCGGTCGTGAATTTGAACGAGCCATCGTGCAACACGGTGGAAAGGAATTCGATGTTTTCCCTATCATTACCCAGTGCGCATTGGATATCATTTGCG AAACATCAATGGGGAAACAGACGAGAGGAGAGGACGAAAAAGCACTTTATGTACAAAATCTGCACAg AATTGGCCAGATTGTTATGGAACGAGGCATCCGTCCTTGGCTAAGGCTTGATTGGATATACCAATTCAGTGCACTTGGCCGTGAAAATAAGCGCTGCGTGAAAGCGCTGCATAATTTCACTAACAAG GTGATAAACGATCGACGTGAAACTTTGCAGAAGGAACTCTCGTCTTCCGagtcaaataataatttcaacaacaattaCACCGACGACAGCTCAAACGATTCTCTGACATCGA AGAAGAGATTGGCGTTCCTTGATCTGCTCATTGCTGCTTCAGAAAATGGCGCCAACCTAAGTGACGACGACATAAGAGAAGAAGTTGACACTGTTATGTTTGCG GGACACGATACAACTGCTTCTGCCATGACTTGGTTTCTCTATTGTTTGGCCATGCATCCACATCACCAG GATCTAGTGACTGAAGAGGTGGACCAGATTTTTGGCGACTCGGATCGTCCATGTACTATCCAAGACGTGGCTGAGCTCAAATATTTAGAGTGCTGCATCAAAGAAACTTTGAGATTGTATCCTAGTGTACCAGCTGTCATGCGCTACATCACagaagacatccatgttg GTGGCTACAAAATACCAGCCGGAGTCTCGGTTTCATTGATGATATATGGAATGCATCACAACCCTCTGGTCTATCCGGATCCGCAAACTTTCAATCCGGAACGTTTCCTACCAGAAAACGTTCTCGGTCGTCACCCGTACGCTTTCGTCCCTTTCAGTGCAGGCCCTCGCAACTGTATAG GTCAAAAGTACGGCTTActtgaaatcaaaattgtgTTGGCTAACTTGCTGCGTCGATTCCGGTTTTCCGTCGCGGATCCATCTAAACCGATGCTCATTCCCTCCAGCGAAGTCGTGCTGAAGCCTAAACATGGCGTTCCACTAATTGTGTCGAAAAGAGCTGCAAATTAA
- the LOC124315276 gene encoding cytochrome P450 4C1-like gives MIVGILVAVLLFLLALLFLVHHRWECSSFVKTIDLIPGPKRKPIVGNAMDLPKESHQIMQTIQGKWVKQFGRVYRSWLGFRTFVHISTPMLMEKMLTSQTFIDKGKSYSILRPWLGEGLLLASGNKWRRSRRLLTPAFHFQILDNFFDVFNKNADILCEQLTIANTPVKGDSVEEVDVFPYLKKCTLDIICEAAMGIKINAQLEDSEYIRNVHKISEIVVERFFSFGHFLPDWMYHLTPKGREHMKLLKQIHGFTSKVIRERKEEIAREEIQKENEDGPPDGIKKRRRAFLDLMLLSVKDGVELSDLDIRNEVDTFMFEGHDTTASALVWFLYCMATNSEQQALVQEELNEVFGDSDRPCTMEDTTKLKYLECCIKESLRLYPAVPNITRYMSEDSELGGYKIPSGASVSLQIYALHRNEEYFPDPDVFNPDRFQTNESIGRHAFAFVPFSAGPRNCIGQRFAMFEEKVLASSLLRRFKFSYDVAKHGPPRANAELVLRPRDGMPLKLVSCPR, from the exons ATGATTGTAGGAATCCTTGTTGCGGTTTTACTATTTCTACTAGCGCTGCTATTCCTAGTACACCACAGGTGGGAATGCTCTTCGTTTGTGAAAACGATTGACCTAATTCCCGGACCGAAGAGGAAGCCCATCGTAGGCAACGCTATGGACCTGCCAAAGGAAAGTCACC AAATTATGCAAACTATCCAAGGAAAGTGGGTAAAACAATTCGGCCGCGTCTACCGCTCTTGGCTCGGGTTCCGGACGTTTGTGCACATTTCGACGCCAATGCTCATGGag AAAATGCTAACGAGTCAGACCTTCATAGACAAAGGAAAATCTTATAGCATCCTGAGACCATGGCTGGGCGAAGGACTTTTGCTGGCATCAG GGAATAAGTGGAGAAGGAGCCGTCGTCTTTTGACGCCCGCATTTCACTTCCAGATCCTTGACAATTTCTTTGACGTTTTTAACAAAAACGCTGACATTCTTTGCGAGCAATTAACCATAGCCAACACCCCAGTCAAAGGCGACTCTGTTGAGGAAGTTGATGTCTTCCCCTACTTGAAAAAGTGTACCCTCGACATCATCTGCG AAGCTGCAATGGGAATTAAAATTAACGCCCAGCTGGAAGACTCGGAATATATTAGAAACGTGCATAA GATTTCTGAAATTGTTGTAGAGAGGTTCTTCTCGTTTGGACATTTTTTACCTGATTGGATGTACCACCTAACGCCAAAAGGAAGAGAACACATGAAATTATTAAAGCAAATTCATGGTTTCACTTCTAAG GTCATTcgtgaaaggaaagaagaaatcgctcgtgaagaaatacaaaaagaaaatgaagatggACCTCCTGATGGAATTA AAAAGCGAAGAAGAGCTTTCCTTGATTTGATGCTTTTATCTGTGAAGGATGGAGTCGAGCTCAGTGACCTCGACATACGCAACGAAGTGGACACATTTATGTTCGAA GGACACGATACCACCGCATCTGCCCTTGTTTGGTTTCTCTACTGTATGGCCACAAATTCGGAGCAACAG GCTCTAGTGCAGGAAGAACTGAACGAGGTATTTGGAGATTCCGATCGTCCCTGCACGATGGAAGacacaacaaaattaaaatacctCGAATGCTGCATCAAGGAGTCACTCCGGCTCTATCCAGCCGTTCCCAACATTACAAGATACATGAGTGAAGATTCCGAATTGGGCGGATACAAAATACCATCCGGTGCTTCCGTCTCCCTGCAAATCTACGCCCTTCACCGGAACGAAGAATATTTTCCTGACCCCGACGTTTTTAATCCCGACCGTTTCCAGACGAATGAAAGTATCGGTAGACACGCTTTCGCATTCGTCCCATTCAGCGCAGGACCTCGAAACTGCATTG GTCAGAGGTTCGCTATGTTTGAAGAGAAAGTCTTGGCTTCGTCTCTACTCCGTCGATTTAAATTTTCCTATGACGTTGCTAAGCATGGGCCGCCCAGAGCCAACGCTGAATTAGTCCTGAGACCTAGAGACGGCATGCCATTGAAACTTGTCTCTTGTCCGCGttga